gttgattttttttatcctgcaaTCTTGTTAAGTTCACTTATTAGTTCagtagttgtttttatttttaaatatttttggtaaatgcCTTAGGATTTCCTGTGTACACAATCATATAGTGTGAATAAAGAAAGACAGTTctacttcttcatttccaatctttcaattcttttaattcttcttctTGCCTTATTATACTAGCTAGGGCTTTCAATCAGGTGTTGAATAGGAGTTATAGGAGTAAATATCCTTGTGTTACTCCCAGCGTGGGAGGATAGCATTTTCCAACATTCCAAAATAGTTTTCCAACATtaaaatatgatgttagctgtcaGCTTTTCATCAGATTAAAGAAGGTTCCTTATATTTCTGGTTTGCTGAGGATATCACAAATGTGTATtaagttttgtcaaatgctttttctgcatttattgagatgatcgtttttttcccttattttgttTGTGGGGTTTGTCACATcaattgaatttttaatgttaaactaACCTTGCATTTCTGGTATAAACCCTGCTTGATGATgatgtattatcctttttatatggtgctggatttgatttgctaatattttgtttcatttttacaccGATACTCATGAGAAAGATTGGTCTGTGATTTTCCTTCTTGTAAGTCCTGTCTGGTTTGGGCGTCAGGTCTTGGTTAATCTCAGTGCCTTTACAAGCATACACATcttcaacataaaaataaacatactatacacagtgttttgtattttgcttgtttttttaccTCTTAATCCTTAGGAAGATCTTTCCTCGTAGAATGTATTAAtctagtttttttcctttttttttaagattttatttatttacttgacagaaagagttcacaagtaggcagagaggcaggcagagagagaggaagggaagcagactccctgccgagcagagagcctgatgcggggctcgatcccaggaccctgggatcatgacctgagccgaaggcagaggccttaacccactgagccacccaggcgccccaagtttttttcctttttaatatctaATTGGTATTCCATGGTATGGGGGTACCAAAAAGTATTAAAACAAACCGCTTTTAAaggacatttagattatttctaaTCTTTCACTATTGGTTTTTCTGTTTATAGAAATAATACATACTCATTGTAGAAAACATAAGTAAtacttagaaatataaataaaatggaaatcactCGTATAGTCCTAAAGCCCTGAGATAATTCATGTTAAATAGATATGTTTTAAGCCTAATTGAGAATGTATAGCTATAATCCAAGTGTCTTCAAGTCACCTTTTCTATAATgtcaaaaaggggcacctgggtggctcagtcgttggacctctgccttcggcttagatcatgatcccagggtcctggatcgagcctcacatcgggctcctgctctgcggggagcctgcttcctcctctctctctctctgcctgcctctctgtctacttgtgatctctgtctgtcaaataaataaaatcttctaaaaaattgttataatgtcaaaataaaataacctgGGCTCCCATTACACATCAGATGTAATTACTTTAGGAAGTCCAGCACCCTACCCATATTTTTGGAAGATTcttggggtggggctgggatgcTCACATTCTTCCaatgtacatacatatacgtaACAGTTTATGGGTACATTAACAGTTTATTGTCCTTTTCCTTGATTTCCCATTCTAGAATCTGCTTTGGGGGTTTTTCAGAAACAAAAGGcccttaaaattgtattttttaaaaatattttatttatttgacagagatcacaaataggcagagaggcaggtgtggggggagcaggctccctgctgagcagagaatccgatgtggggctcaatcccaggaccctgggatcatgacctgagctgaaagcagaggctttaacccactgagccacccaggtgcccctaaaattgtatttttaaaggaaagttcaattcttccccttccccaataGGGCAGAATGATTATCAttgggagattttattttatgtagaaggagggagagagagagagagagagaaagagagaatgtgagcacaGGGGgcggggcaaagggaggggggagagagtcataagtagactctgtgctgagcctgggGCCCAATGTGGGTTGGACCCCATCTCACAACACTCAGCTcaaggcctgagccaaaaccaagagttagacacttaaccaactgtgccacccaggtgcccccatagttaGATTTTAAAGTCCTGTTTCCCTTCCTGTAATGAACAAACTCTAAGAAGAGTTTTTTTCTGTGCTAAGGGGCAGTACAGTGGACAGGGTGAGTGTGTGGGTTCTGTGGGCCTGGATGTGAATGCCAACTCTGTTGCCTCCTTGCTCTGTGACCCCAGCCGTGTCCCTTACCATCCTATACCTCAGTGGGCCCCTCTTTTTAATGAGGGTCTTTTAAATGAGGATCACAATAGCATCTGtatcacagggttgttgtgaataAAAAATGAGTCAATATGTAGGGAGTTTTTCCCCAAAGGGCTCAGCACCCAAAAGCAAGCCTCAGTTAATGAGACAGCATAACGCAGAGGTATGTAAGAGCCCAGGTTCTGGAGTCCTGTGACATTGAGCAGGTCACAGAATGTCTCCTATAAAACGGGGGTGATGATAGTACCTACCTCCTGAGGTtgttacaaggattaaatgagtcaatgTTTGAAAAGCACTTAGGGCACAGTTAATGCTGTATAAGCCTTTGCTAAGTAAATTACCCTGTAAATGCGTATATATCCCACCGAGCTCTAGACCCTAGCTCTCTCACCCTGTCCTCTTCCTCACCGCACTGCACTGTTTCACTGATCATCAATGTTGACAGCCTGGTTCTCCTGCTCCCCCAGATCCTATCTAGCAAGCTGCCTCAGAGGGGCCAGTCCAACCGAGGTTTCCATGGATTCCTGCCTGAAGACATCAAAAAGGAGGCAGCCCGGGCTTCTAGGAAGGTTAGAATCCCCCAGTATGGGGGCCTCGGGGTAGGTCTCTTCTCATACCTCTCTGATGACCCCCGTTTCTGTTCTTTTCCCTAGCGGCTAGTTCAGAAGTCAAAGGACTCCCGGATTTCCCAACAGGCCCTTCCCTTAAGCTGCATTCTTCTCTGCGGTGGAGGATTCTAAGTGGGGAGGGAGCAACATCctggggaaaaaattatttagtGATGCTTGAAGCTCAGCGTCAGGGTGCCCACAGAGCTTTCAGGTCAACCGAGGAAAGGAAATGGCTATGGCCTCCTAGAATTTCCATTCCATACAGTGATGTGCCGCAGAACGTCTGTTTGTCTTTCTTGGGGCCCTGAGCACTGCCTGGGATCTAATTTGCAGATCTGCTTTGTGTGCAAGAAAAAGGGAGCTGCCATCAACTGCCAGAAGGATCAATGCGTCAGAAACTTCCACCTTCCTTGTGGCCAAGAAAGGGGTTGCCTTTCACAATTTTTTGGAGAGTACAAGTGAGTGATGAGCGGGAAAAGTTGGATTGCCCTTTTGCAAGTTGCTCTTAATTAGCCGCTAATGAAATCAAAGTCTGGTTCTCATAGGCCCATTTTTTGATTCACTGTGAATCTGTCCTCCCATTCAATAATGAGAAACAGCGTCTTGACTTGGCGATTTCACAGGGGTTACTTCTTGCTTCCCATCCCCTTCTTGAATTACAAACAGCTGCTGTTCTTAGACAGCTGCTCAGAGCTAAGTGGGGCTTTTAGGAACAGGAGGCTGTGGAGATAGTCCCAAGAGATTTGCTCAGTGGGGGAACAGCTGTGAGAAGGCATGTGGCTGTtctccccccttctcctcctcctccccatgagCATGGAGGTTCACTGGGCATCGGCCTGGGTGGTTGGCCTTCCTAGGCCAGGAAGCTGGATGACTACATCAGTGACAAACCAGAAATCAAGTCTGTTTACTCTGCCTCAGATCATTTTGTGGAAAACACCGCCCAACACAGGACATCCAAcgggggaaggcaggggaggaaaGCTGTGTCTTGTGTTGTGAAGACTTATCCCAAGCAAGTGTTGAAAACATCCAGAGTCCATGTTGTAGTCAAACTATCTACCATCGCAAGTGCATACAGGTGGGGACCGCCCTGGGACCttccacatttttctctagttcGGAGCACCCTAGGAATGTTCAGGCAGTCTTGGCTTCTGTGTTCCACCCTGAAGGCCTATATGCAGGGCTGGTTCCAGGCAGTCAGAGGAAAGGCAGCCCAGTCTCTGGTCACCCCTGACCTGTAAGACCTCATCCAAAATCCTCAGGAGGGCTAGAGCAAACGAGCTTGAATGAGTCGAGCAGCCTCCAAATCAGCCTTGCTTCCTGGGACAGAAGGAAAGCGACCCTTGAGTGGGTCAGCACGGCAGGCCCTACAGCCAGAGATGACAGCTAAGGCACTCCTGGGAGCTCTCTGGAATTGAGCTTGGTCTCTGTTCTAAGGCCTGGATTTGCACCCCTCCCACTAGCCCACCTGTAGCCCTTTCATGGAAACCTCCAATCAAGCTCTCTTAGCAACATCCTTTTTGTGAGATGAGGGTTGGAGTGGAGAGAAGGTGATCAAAGATGGTGTTTTATAAACATAGTGCTCTTCCATGTTTCTCTTACAGAAGTATGCCCACACATCAGCAAAACACTTCTTCAAATGTCCACAGTGTAACAATCGAGAagagtttcctcaagaaatgcTAAGAATGGGAATTCATATTCCAGACAGGTAGTGGAAACTCTAGGGCAGGAATTGAGCCAGGGAGTGGGTTGCCTAGATTTCTAGAGATGAGGTGAGTGTGAGGTTAGTTTGGAGAATGAGGGAGCAGCCCAGGCACTGGTGTATGGTAAAGAGGGAAAGAGCGGAGGGAGGGCTTATCAGTTATCAAAAGaaaaggaggtggggggaaaTGTGGGAATGGGATAGACATGTTCCTGAAAAGGGGGCTTGGGGATCAGAATTCCCTGGGGGTTGGCTCTTGAATTTCAGCATGGAACTAAGGAACCTCCATGTTCCACTCATCCTGCTTCAGCCCTCTCCTACTGCCAGACCACTCAACCCATTTATTTAAAGTATtcaggcaggggtgcctggggggctcagtcagttaggtggctgcctttggctcaggtcatgatctcaggaccctgggatggagccctgcatcgggctccctgctcagtggggagcctgcttctccctctccctctgcctgctgctcctcctgcttgtgctctctctctctctctcagtcaaataaaatcttaaaaaaaaaaaaagtattcaggcAGCCTGTTGGGATCTTTTGCTGTGCTAACTTGAGTTCTTTCTAGTTCCTCCTACCTAGTTACTCCTACTTTCTAGGTACTGCCTACCTAGTTACTCTAGGTAGGCAAAGATTTCACCCCCAATTATGCGCCCTTTAATCATTGTTTGTTTTCCCACCGCAGAGATGCTGCCTGGGAACTCGAGCCCGGGGCTTTCTCGGAGTTGTATCAGCGCTATCAACACTGTGATGCCCCCATCTGTCTGTATGAAAAAGGCAGAGACAGCTTTGAGGAAGAAGGGTAGGGAAAGGCTCCTGGCTAGAAAGATCTCTCACTGGTACCGTGCTAGAGTTAGACCTTGGCACAGTTATCAGGAACAAGAATCTCGCTCTTGTCTGGAGACCTCAGGGTGAACTCAAGTACCATTCTTGACCAGCCCAGGACTCACTCATGCACAAGTGGACAGGTTCCTGCAGGGTCCGCTCCTCCTCGCACCCAGTGGAGCAGCCCTCGGGTCCAATTTCTTTCCAAATCCACCTTTCGAGTATCTGTGCCTGAGTGCAGGGTCCAGGGATTGGCGCTCGGCCACGATGGGTCATGGGTAAATGTACAGTGAAAATGGCCTGGGAAGCCTTCAGCGAAGGCCTGGCCTCTAGCAAACATTCTGAGAGCGGTAGTGAGTGTAATATGGGTCCCCACACCCTTCCTTGGCTCTTCCTGCAGGAGGTGGCGTCTCATTCTGTGTGCTACGTGTGGATCCCACGGAACCCACAGGGACTGCTCCTCTCTGAGAGCCAACAGTAAGAAGTGGGAGTGTGAGGAGTGTGCGCCTTCTGCTGAAGCCACAGGTGGGACTGCACGGATGGTCTGGTCGAAGAACTTGGGGTGATACCTGGGAAAGGAGGAGGGTATGGCACCGGATGGGGACTTGGAGTTGTGCCTTTGGTTTGGGAAGGGAAGTAGCTGGGGAGGGGCTCGAGTACCTGAGGCACTTCCGTCTCGGGTCTGAGCCTGGAGAGACAGAAGGCTGAGTCTTCCTCTCGGCCTTTCTTTCACCACAGACTATACACCTGGAAACTCAGGTGACATCCCTTGTTGCAGCAGCACCTTCCACCCCGGGGGGCATTTCTACAGAGACACCAGCCTGGAAGAGCATCCAGGCCCTTCTTGGACTGACTGGCCAGGA
The sequence above is a segment of the Meles meles chromosome 20, mMelMel3.1 paternal haplotype, whole genome shotgun sequence genome. Coding sequences within it:
- the PHF7 gene encoding PHD finger protein 7 isoform X1, translated to MKTIKEKKKECQRLRKSAKTRRVTQRKPSSGPVCRLCLQEPGDPEKLGEFLQKDNLSVHYFCLILSSKLPQRGQSNRGFHGFLPEDIKKEAARASRKICFVCKKKGAAINCQKDQCVRNFHLPCGQERGCLSQFFGEYKSFCGKHRPTQDIQRGKAGEESCVLCCEDLSQASVENIQSPCCSQTIYHRKCIQKYAHTSAKHFFKCPQCNNREEFPQEMLRMGIHIPDRDAAWELEPGAFSELYQRYQHCDAPICLYEKGRDSFEEEGRWRLILCATCGSHGTHRDCSSLRANSKKWECEECAPSAEATDYTPGNSGDIPCCSSTFHPGGHFYRDTSLEEHPGPSWTDWPGPSLLEKPESSSGRRGPPCRSKGVKITKSCKKSK
- the PHF7 gene encoding PHD finger protein 7 isoform X2; the protein is MKTIKEKKKECQRLRKSAKTRRVTQRKPSSGPVCRLCLQEPGDPEKLGEFLQKDNLSVHYFCLILSSKLPQRGQSNRGFHGFLPEDIKKEAARASRKICFVCKKKGAAINCQKDQCVRNFHLPCGQERGCLSQFFGEYKSFCGKHRPTQDIQRGKAGEESCVLCCEDLSQASVENIQSPCCSQTIYHRKCIQKYAHTSAKHFFKCPQCNNREEFPQEMLRMGIHIPDRRWRLILCATCGSHGTHRDCSSLRANSKKWECEECAPSAEATDYTPGNSGDIPCCSSTFHPGGHFYRDTSLEEHPGPSWTDWPGPSLLEKPESSSGRRGPPCRSKGVKITKSCKKSK